The following proteins come from a genomic window of Burkholderia stabilis:
- a CDS encoding DDE-type integrase/transposase/recombinase: MANFIKDQIIFRGEGSFRLVRVQGDIAQLENTVTGEFTNHREDDLLEEYLRGYLRTANSKQYQRPPKRTTFRSALEASTPAGEVGNFETRRRINYLAMLDRMDAFAGRRSELRKAIRKVSVDLADPKPPHETTIYRWRRRFRIAKFDIRVLFDRAEHRGGKAKSRLDPIVEGIIQEKIETAFLNSKTGTAEEVHNAVFLEIQRQNTLRIETEWLKVPGLRTVQRRIHDIAAYDRDAARFGIREARRRFADQHHARRVSRILEIVEIDHSPIDLLYADANGNAIDRPMFTVVIDRFSRCVLGFCISSAGHGVHAVFEALRHAMMPKTYLRERFPELNLEWPCHGWPERLLMDNGREMHAEAVVDAMNNLGVVCEYAASRDPNDKPFVERFLKTFNYSFIHKLPGTTLAKIHQRIGFKAEDEACITFTKLIEMVHIWITQVYHHRPHKGLDGRAPIDAWKESAATHPPLLKCNADDLSIELGEHAECALQHYGIDLNTFRYASPELLALRGMMPAKSKVHVKAPYENAGVIYVWNPIENQYFRAINTDDRYDNLTVEQAKTLKSQYKSSDAHRRTRANGEETIREMSNDAMRSKTLKERKRGARQAHTTSKSINRDQHPTPVSQIDVQKYTFTSDSDEFIEFEVETINTEVHHEK; encoded by the coding sequence ATGGCTAACTTCATCAAGGATCAAATCATCTTCCGAGGCGAAGGTTCGTTCCGCCTCGTCCGCGTACAGGGTGACATCGCGCAGTTGGAAAACACGGTTACGGGAGAATTCACCAACCACCGCGAGGATGATCTCCTGGAAGAGTATTTACGAGGGTATCTTCGTACAGCGAATAGCAAACAGTATCAACGCCCACCGAAACGCACTACTTTCAGGAGCGCGTTGGAGGCCAGCACACCCGCAGGCGAGGTGGGAAATTTCGAAACTCGTCGACGAATCAACTATCTAGCGATGCTGGATCGAATGGACGCATTCGCGGGTCGTCGATCCGAACTACGTAAAGCCATTCGAAAAGTCTCGGTAGATCTCGCCGATCCCAAGCCACCTCATGAGACCACCATATATCGGTGGCGTCGCCGTTTCCGCATCGCGAAGTTCGATATTCGAGTCCTCTTCGATCGAGCGGAACATCGAGGGGGAAAAGCGAAATCAAGGCTAGATCCGATCGTGGAGGGCATCATCCAAGAAAAAATAGAGACAGCCTTTCTTAATAGCAAAACGGGAACCGCAGAAGAAGTTCACAACGCGGTGTTTCTTGAGATCCAGCGGCAAAACACCTTACGAATCGAGACCGAGTGGCTCAAGGTACCAGGCCTCAGGACCGTTCAACGACGTATCCACGACATCGCTGCCTACGACCGAGACGCGGCCCGCTTTGGTATACGCGAGGCTCGACGCCGATTCGCTGATCAGCACCACGCCCGACGAGTATCGCGAATCCTCGAGATCGTCGAAATAGATCATTCCCCGATAGATCTCCTGTACGCAGATGCGAACGGTAATGCCATCGATCGACCGATGTTCACGGTCGTCATCGACCGGTTTTCGAGATGCGTTCTTGGCTTCTGCATCAGTTCCGCTGGACATGGGGTTCATGCCGTATTCGAAGCGCTGCGGCACGCCATGATGCCCAAGACTTACTTGAGAGAACGCTTCCCGGAGTTGAACCTCGAATGGCCATGCCACGGTTGGCCTGAACGCCTACTCATGGACAACGGGCGAGAAATGCATGCAGAGGCAGTCGTTGACGCGATGAATAACTTGGGGGTGGTCTGCGAGTACGCGGCATCCCGTGATCCGAACGACAAACCATTTGTTGAGCGCTTTCTCAAAACGTTCAACTACTCCTTCATCCACAAACTTCCTGGCACAACCCTCGCCAAGATTCATCAACGCATCGGCTTCAAGGCGGAAGACGAAGCATGTATCACGTTCACGAAACTCATTGAGATGGTCCATATCTGGATCACGCAGGTCTATCATCATCGACCTCACAAAGGCCTAGACGGCCGCGCGCCAATCGATGCTTGGAAAGAAAGTGCCGCTACGCATCCCCCATTGTTGAAATGCAATGCTGACGATCTCAGCATTGAGCTTGGCGAACATGCCGAATGCGCGCTACAGCACTACGGCATTGATCTCAACACATTCCGTTACGCCTCTCCGGAGTTACTCGCTTTGCGGGGCATGATGCCGGCCAAATCAAAGGTGCACGTCAAGGCACCGTACGAAAACGCTGGCGTGATTTACGTATGGAATCCGATCGAAAACCAGTACTTCCGTGCCATCAACACCGACGACCGCTACGACAACCTTACGGTCGAACAAGCCAAGACGCTGAAGAGCCAGTACAAGAGCTCCGACGCGCACAGACGAACCAGGGCAAATGGTGAAGAAACGATCCGGGAGATGAGTAACGATGCAATGCGTTCGAAGACTCTCAAAGAACGCAAGCGCGGAGCACGCCAAGCTCATACTACGTCGAAGTCAATCAATCGCGATCAGCATCCTACGCCTGTCTCACAAATTGATGTCCAGAAATATACATTTACTTCGGACTCCGATGAATTCATCGAATTTGAGGTTGAGACCATCAATACCGAGGTTCATCATGAAAAATAA
- a CDS encoding TnsA endonuclease N-terminal domain-containing protein, with protein MPESSSISSPSRRPRRIVTVSGRGARGIFPSRKSAKPAQYESLIEEMVLRFLEVAPSVKSIATQPQVFEYFDDAHRRRYTPDLKIEVDAGTVFLEVKDNKSLTKHSQAVARVSAAAKYLRQRGIRFHLVLRSDLIANDLQRQLELILKARPMPGRYRPNIDATLWDPEHGTHPSAEVQQQWELAKRECDALLHRIMRRDPDDLLPVSIR; from the coding sequence GTGCCCGAATCATCATCGATTTCGTCACCATCACGCCGGCCGCGCCGCATTGTGACCGTTTCTGGTCGCGGTGCTCGCGGGATATTCCCGAGCCGGAAATCAGCCAAACCCGCGCAGTACGAAAGCCTCATTGAGGAGATGGTGCTGCGATTCCTGGAGGTCGCCCCTTCAGTCAAGTCGATCGCAACTCAGCCACAAGTATTTGAATATTTCGACGACGCACACCGGCGACGCTACACGCCGGACCTGAAGATCGAAGTGGACGCCGGAACGGTATTTCTTGAGGTGAAAGACAACAAGTCGCTCACCAAGCACTCGCAAGCCGTCGCTCGAGTTTCAGCTGCAGCCAAATACCTCCGGCAACGTGGCATCCGCTTCCACCTTGTTTTGCGAAGCGATCTCATCGCAAACGACCTTCAGCGCCAACTCGAACTAATCCTCAAAGCACGCCCAATGCCTGGCAGGTATCGGCCGAACATCGACGCGACCCTCTGGGATCCCGAGCACGGAACTCATCCGTCGGCTGAGGTGCAGCAGCAATGGGAACTCGCCAAGCGTGAATGCGATGCTCTGCTCCACCGGATCATGAGGCGCGACCCAGACGACCTTCTACCTGTCTCGATTCGCTAA
- a CDS encoding helix-turn-helix domain-containing protein, whose translation MLKLTQTELARRLGVDDAYVSAIERGVRTPGDVVFIDQLGRALALDVSGRLALEEVAESSKRLLRLSDPLPLYKYRVIAALVGDQALTEADMETIAKVHAAIVQIRNATASTVSIDSGGAM comes from the coding sequence ATGCTCAAACTCACGCAGACCGAACTCGCACGCCGACTCGGCGTGGACGACGCGTATGTCAGTGCGATCGAACGCGGAGTTCGTACGCCCGGCGACGTGGTCTTCATCGATCAGTTGGGACGGGCTCTAGCACTCGATGTCAGTGGTCGGCTCGCACTGGAGGAGGTCGCAGAAAGCTCCAAGCGTCTGCTGCGCTTATCCGACCCGCTACCGCTATACAAGTATCGGGTCATAGCTGCTCTGGTTGGAGACCAAGCCCTGACGGAGGCAGACATGGAGACGATCGCAAAAGTACATGCAGCGATCGTTCAGATTCGGAACGCCACGGCATCAACCGTGAGCATCGATAGTGGAGGAGCTATGTAA
- a CDS encoding helix-turn-helix domain-containing protein has translation MEIDVMSNRWLSVEDIAEYLGVSKDTVYTWINKRSMPAHRIGRLWKFKTDEIDGWVRCGGAAEPDSRAKE, from the coding sequence ATGGAAATCGACGTCATGTCAAATCGCTGGTTGTCGGTCGAGGATATTGCGGAGTATCTCGGCGTGAGCAAGGACACCGTCTACACATGGATCAACAAACGGAGCATGCCTGCTCATCGGATCGGCCGGCTGTGGAAGTTCAAGACCGATGAAATTGATGGATGGGTGAGGTGCGGTGGTGCGGCGGAGCCCGATAGCCGGGCTAAGGAATAA
- a CDS encoding very short patch repair endonuclease, with amino-acid sequence MSLRDPPSAETSRRMAKVRQKATGAEVALRRELYRIGLRYRVDCEVLKKPRRVADIAFPGRRIAIFVDGCFWHGCPEHATWPKRNAEFWRQKIEANQQRDADTNERLRSLGWTVLRFWSHESPIDAAKVVANAVAIIDGKRRTASYGVNDKN; translated from the coding sequence ATGTCCCTCCGCGATCCACCGTCGGCTGAAACCAGTCGTCGAATGGCGAAGGTTCGGCAAAAGGCAACGGGTGCTGAGGTCGCATTGCGGCGAGAGCTATATAGGATCGGTTTACGGTATCGGGTCGATTGTGAGGTCTTAAAGAAACCCCGCCGTGTTGCCGATATTGCGTTCCCGGGGCGGAGAATTGCAATTTTCGTGGATGGCTGTTTTTGGCATGGTTGTCCAGAACATGCCACATGGCCGAAACGGAACGCGGAGTTTTGGCGGCAGAAGATTGAGGCGAATCAACAACGGGATGCGGACACGAACGAACGGCTGCGATCCCTCGGTTGGACGGTGCTCCGATTTTGGTCGCACGAATCACCGATTGATGCGGCGAAGGTCGTGGCAAATGCGGTCGCCATAATCGACGGTAAGCGTAGGACCGCGTCGTACGGTGTAAACGATAAGAATTGA
- a CDS encoding Eco57I restriction-modification methylase domain-containing protein, whose translation MSTQHEWLTLIEISGPFLAVPVLKEAFPQGLEELDATKLRRVRQAYDEWREALESDDFRFVELHAAWIDEVLSHGLELDEDGRGDVLKRKDWCAAHLTVTLPEHCLSLSPDFAVVGNGDQPLMLVHAYGQDVDFDATQKLDGWASSPAERMVALCRATGCRLGLLTNGECWMLVDAPVGAVTTFASWYARIWAQEPVTLQAFVHLLGIRRFFVDESERLPALFDRSLKFQDEVTDALGEQVRRAVEVLIQSLDKADQDRGRELLRGVKEAELYEAALTVMMRLVFLLSAEERGLLLLGDERYEANYALSTLRMQLRAESDEILERRWDAWSRLLAVFRAVYGGIEHENLRLPALGGSLFDPDRFPFLEGRDRGSDWRIDVAKPLPIDNRTVLLLLEAIQQFQGRTLSYRALDVEQIGYVYEGLLERTVKRTAKVTLELEATKSAQSPWVTLAELESARLDGAERLADLLRERSGSSVGRVHNDLSRPVDDALADRVLTACHGDTALRDRIRPFAHLVRTDPWGYPLVYPAGAFIVTTGSDRRETGTHYTPKSLTEAIVAETLTPIAYSGPAQGMLHADWVLKSPAELLDLKICDPAMGSGAFLVQACRWLADRLAAAWALAEARGHTIGIDGRVVNTNANVEQLPRDTEVRTIVARRLIAERCLYGVDLNPLAVELAKLSIWLVTLAKGRPFGFLDHNLRCGDSLLGIHRLDQLTQLSINPRGQGQLRLFGQSVEQAVCEAVTLRQQLREIPIRNIRDVEAMAHLDADARRRLEVPESIADAFIGEVFASVGSRAGLENALVSLTSQAGQVIGGDHDVLVSMHRRAVIALSTDQPSDKPARRPFHWPLEFPEVFARDRGGFDGMVGNPPFLGGQRITGVVGTAFRDWLVAHIAEGRRGSADLVAYFFLRVWGLLREGGGFGLLAVNTIAEGDTRQVGLEAMVGAGAVIYAAYPNEPWPGKAAVVTSRVHVHKGEWQGERSLLGRPAPFISAFLSDREEWSPKRLKANEGIVYQGSIVLGMGFVLSSDEAHRMLDADPRNAEVIFPYINGDDLNSNPEQRPSRWVINFWDWPENRAKEYKLPWQRLEETVKAERQTNNRKVYRDYWWQFAEKRPALYHAIGWGQKFEKHPVGWDSIKPRQETVLVCSEVTKHLGFAEIPNTSIMSANLDVFKNVGLLTICQSSLHEVWARQYSSKLETRLKYSPGNAFETFAFPNRFIDKSNEQFDDLRDRFHRARIEVMRADRIGLTKLYNRFHTDTERAPGVERLRSLQREMDVAVARAYGWDDIDLEHSFHEVPYLSENDRVRFTISETARVEVLRRLSELNRERYQEEVSHGLHAGATPRASSRAPNGGRVVSVATAQSSLDFESGVTVSANGVTPTTAILDFLTANDGWHAKVAVLAATGITDGQWNAAITDLISGGRVERQDERRGARYRVQLGHRGQ comes from the coding sequence ATGAGCACGCAGCACGAATGGCTCACGCTCATCGAGATTTCCGGCCCGTTCCTTGCCGTTCCCGTTTTGAAGGAAGCGTTCCCGCAAGGGCTGGAAGAACTTGATGCGACCAAGCTCAGGCGGGTGCGCCAAGCCTACGACGAGTGGCGGGAGGCACTGGAATCCGACGATTTCCGCTTCGTCGAGCTGCACGCGGCGTGGATTGACGAGGTCTTGTCTCACGGATTGGAACTTGATGAGGACGGCCGCGGCGACGTGCTCAAACGTAAGGACTGGTGTGCCGCGCACCTGACCGTCACTCTGCCTGAACACTGTTTGAGCCTGTCGCCGGACTTCGCCGTCGTCGGCAATGGGGACCAGCCACTGATGCTCGTCCACGCCTACGGGCAAGACGTCGATTTCGATGCGACCCAGAAGCTGGACGGCTGGGCCAGTAGCCCGGCGGAGCGGATGGTTGCACTCTGCCGCGCTACGGGTTGCCGTCTCGGCCTGCTGACCAATGGCGAATGCTGGATGCTGGTCGATGCGCCGGTAGGCGCGGTCACCACCTTCGCCAGTTGGTATGCGCGCATCTGGGCGCAGGAACCCGTCACCCTCCAGGCCTTTGTCCATCTCTTGGGCATTCGGCGCTTCTTCGTGGATGAATCGGAGCGGCTGCCCGCGCTCTTCGATCGCTCGCTGAAGTTCCAGGACGAAGTGACCGACGCCTTGGGCGAGCAGGTGCGGCGTGCGGTCGAAGTGCTCATCCAGTCGCTCGACAAGGCCGACCAGGACCGCGGCCGCGAGTTGCTGCGCGGTGTGAAGGAAGCTGAACTCTACGAAGCCGCGCTGACGGTGATGATGCGGTTGGTGTTCCTGCTTTCCGCAGAAGAACGCGGCCTTCTACTCTTGGGCGACGAACGCTACGAAGCCAACTACGCGCTCTCGACCTTGCGGATGCAGTTGCGTGCCGAATCCGACGAGATTCTTGAGCGCCGCTGGGATGCGTGGTCGCGCCTGCTGGCTGTCTTTCGGGCCGTGTACGGCGGCATTGAGCACGAAAACCTGCGCCTGCCTGCACTGGGCGGCTCCCTTTTCGATCCGGACCGCTTTCCCTTTCTCGAAGGCCGCGACCGTGGCTCGGACTGGCGCATCGACGTCGCCAAGCCGCTGCCAATTGACAACCGCACTGTCTTGCTGTTGCTCGAAGCCATCCAGCAATTCCAGGGGCGCACGCTTTCTTATCGCGCGCTGGACGTTGAGCAGATCGGCTACGTCTATGAAGGTTTGCTGGAGCGCACCGTCAAGCGCACCGCCAAAGTCACGCTGGAACTCGAAGCCACCAAGAGCGCCCAGTCGCCGTGGGTCACGCTGGCCGAACTCGAATCTGCGCGGCTGGACGGTGCCGAGCGGCTAGCCGACCTGCTTCGGGAGCGTTCCGGCAGTTCCGTCGGTCGCGTGCACAACGATCTGTCGCGTCCCGTGGACGATGCGCTCGCCGATCGCGTGCTGACGGCCTGCCATGGAGACACGGCGCTGCGCGACCGCATCAGACCTTTCGCTCATCTGGTGCGCACTGACCCTTGGGGATACCCGCTGGTCTATCCCGCTGGAGCCTTCATCGTCACAACCGGCTCCGATCGCCGCGAGACTGGTACTCACTACACGCCGAAGTCGCTCACTGAAGCAATCGTTGCAGAAACGCTCACGCCCATTGCCTACAGCGGGCCGGCGCAGGGCATGCTGCACGCGGACTGGGTGCTGAAATCGCCGGCCGAACTGCTTGATCTGAAGATCTGCGACCCGGCGATGGGTTCGGGTGCGTTCCTCGTGCAAGCCTGCCGTTGGCTGGCTGACCGGCTGGCGGCGGCATGGGCGCTGGCCGAGGCACGGGGGCACACGATCGGCATCGACGGGCGCGTAGTGAACACCAATGCCAATGTCGAGCAGCTGCCGCGCGACACAGAGGTGCGCACCATTGTCGCTCGCCGCCTCATCGCCGAACGCTGCCTCTACGGCGTTGATCTAAATCCGCTGGCTGTAGAACTTGCTAAGCTCTCCATTTGGCTGGTGACGCTGGCCAAGGGCCGGCCCTTCGGCTTCCTCGACCACAACCTGCGCTGCGGAGACAGCCTGCTCGGCATCCATCGGCTGGATCAGCTCACCCAGCTTTCGATCAACCCGAGGGGCCAAGGCCAGCTAAGATTGTTTGGCCAAAGCGTCGAACAGGCCGTGTGCGAGGCCGTTACACTGCGACAACAATTGCGCGAAATACCCATCCGCAATATCCGCGATGTGGAGGCGATGGCACATCTAGACGCCGATGCACGCCGCAGACTCGAAGTGCCGGAAAGCATCGCCGACGCGTTCATCGGGGAAGTGTTCGCATCGGTCGGTAGCCGTGCGGGGCTAGAGAATGCGCTAGTGTCTTTGACCAGCCAAGCAGGACAGGTCATCGGCGGCGACCATGACGTTCTCGTCTCAATGCACCGGAGAGCGGTTATTGCGCTCTCGACCGATCAGCCTAGCGACAAACCCGCACGTCGGCCTTTCCATTGGCCGCTGGAATTCCCCGAGGTATTCGCGCGTGATCGCGGCGGTTTCGATGGCATGGTCGGTAATCCGCCCTTTTTGGGCGGACAGCGTATCACTGGTGTCGTGGGTACGGCCTTCCGAGATTGGCTGGTCGCACACATCGCTGAAGGGCGACGTGGCTCCGCCGATCTGGTCGCCTATTTCTTCCTGCGAGTATGGGGTCTGCTGCGTGAGGGAGGTGGCTTTGGGTTGCTTGCGGTCAATACCATCGCCGAAGGTGACACGCGGCAGGTCGGGCTGGAGGCGATGGTCGGCGCAGGTGCAGTGATCTATGCCGCCTATCCGAATGAACCCTGGCCCGGAAAGGCGGCGGTTGTCACCAGTCGGGTGCATGTTCACAAGGGCGAGTGGCAGGGCGAACGCTCGCTTCTTGGGCGGCCAGCGCCCTTTATCTCGGCCTTCTTGTCCGATCGTGAGGAGTGGAGTCCCAAACGTCTGAAAGCGAATGAAGGCATCGTGTATCAAGGCTCGATTGTGCTCGGTATGGGTTTCGTTCTGTCGTCAGATGAGGCGCACAGGATGCTGGATGCCGATCCGCGGAACGCGGAAGTCATTTTTCCGTATATCAACGGTGATGACCTCAATTCAAATCCCGAGCAGCGCCCGAGCCGATGGGTGATCAATTTCTGGGACTGGCCGGAAAATCGAGCTAAGGAATACAAACTACCTTGGCAGAGGCTTGAAGAGACGGTAAAGGCGGAGCGTCAAACCAATAACCGGAAAGTCTATCGAGACTATTGGTGGCAGTTCGCAGAAAAGCGACCTGCCCTGTATCATGCTATTGGTTGGGGGCAAAAGTTCGAGAAGCACCCGGTGGGATGGGACTCAATCAAACCGAGGCAGGAGACTGTACTGGTCTGTAGCGAAGTGACGAAGCACCTCGGGTTCGCGGAAATCCCAAACACTTCGATCATGTCCGCCAACCTTGATGTTTTCAAAAATGTTGGGCTACTCACCATCTGTCAGTCATCGTTGCATGAAGTCTGGGCACGGCAGTACTCATCCAAACTGGAAACACGGCTCAAATATTCGCCGGGAAATGCATTTGAGACATTTGCTTTCCCTAACCGTTTTATTGACAAATCAAACGAACAGTTTGATGACTTGAGAGATCGATTTCATCGAGCGCGCATCGAAGTCATGCGGGCCGATCGCATCGGCTTGACCAAGCTCTACAACCGCTTCCATACCGACACCGAACGCGCCCCCGGTGTCGAACGGCTGCGCTCATTGCAGCGCGAAATGGACGTCGCAGTAGCGCGCGCCTATGGCTGGGACGACATCGACCTTGAGCACAGTTTCCACGAAGTACCGTATCTGTCGGAAAACGACCGTGTACGCTTCACCATCTCCGAGACTGCGCGCGTCGAAGTGCTTCGACGGCTGTCGGAGTTGAACCGTGAGCGTTACCAGGAAGAAGTTTCCCATGGACTGCATGCCGGTGCCACGCCGCGTGCTTCGAGTCGTGCCCCGAACGGCGGTCGCGTGGTTAGCGTAGCAACGGCTCAATCATCGCTTGA